The proteins below are encoded in one region of Scomber japonicus isolate fScoJap1 chromosome 2, fScoJap1.pri, whole genome shotgun sequence:
- the tmem187 gene encoding transmembrane protein 187 — translation MMKSALLHVLVPCVLCVSLANTNLFDEVEVDLSYEHYAEKTVDYMPAFLRMPFNCLVNLGYIYMGLYWLLQHRSVKESNQSRYMREVFALMALFYAPVQWTRLAVLQRAPAVLDQWFTLPIFAWVPVWISFIESGPGKWRAWHGAALELCSILSYGLALVHPQGFEVALGCHVALALYKGARVQLVHGDSRSRGFLVLAVLSCSGFVVLKLLDHWLAQYWLFQRLTGHFWSKVCDVLQFHFSFCFLTTLTHRAHGETARQE, via the coding sequence ATGATGAAGTCAGCGCTCCTACACGTGTTGGTGCCGTGTGTGCTATGTGTCAGCTTAGCCAACACCAACCTGTTCGATGAAGTGGAGGTGGATCTGTCTTATGAGCATTACGCAGAGAAGACGGTTGATTATATGCCTGCTTTCCTCAGGATGCCCTTTAACTGCCTGGTTAACCTGGGTTATATCTACATGGGACTGTATTGGCTGCTGCAGCACAGGAGCGTCAAAGAATCCAATCAGAGTAGGTATATGAGGGAAGTGTTCGCACTGATGGCCCTGTTTTACGCACCTGTGCAGTGGACGCGCCTGGCAGTGCTGCAGCGCGCTCCCGCCGTGCTTGACCAGTGGTTTACCTTACCGATCTTCGCGTGGGTTCCGGTGTGGATCAGCTTTATTGAAAGCGGGCCGGGGAAGTGGCGCGCGTGGCACGGGGCAGCACTTGAACTTTGCTCCATCCTCAGCTACGGCCTCGCGCTGGTGCACCCGCAGGGGTTCGAGGTAGCTCTGGGCTGTCATGTCGCTCTCGCACTGTACAAAGGAGCCCGCGTGCAGCTGGTGCACGGGGACAGCCGCTCGCGGGGATTCCTCGTGCTGGCCGTGCTGTCATGCTCCGGGTTCGTGGTCCTGAAGCTGCTGGATCACTGGCTCGCTCAGTACTGGCTGTTCCAGCGGCTCACTGGACACTTCTGGTCCAAAGTATGCGACGTGCTGCAGTTCCACTTCAGCTTCTGTTTCCTGACCACACTGACTCACAGAGCTCATGGAGAGACAGCACGGCAGGAGTGA